TAACTTTTTTTTGATGTAGTGTTGTAATCAAGATTTTTTGTGATGATGACActattatatttaatcatattacaGAGATAACAATAGCAGATTTCCATTTGTACATCGCTggaattatcattatttttttaaaagcacatttattaatttaaaaaatgtctccATTAAGACGAAAACCTGACGAAAATTTGAATTGTCTTAACCCTGTAAGCCTGATATTAAAACAAAagtcagaaaataataataaaacagtttattaaagtatcatatttgatatatcaCGCTTTTATGATCAAAACTCAATAGATTATTGtgggggcaaaacatataatgcaaatgtaaaacgATTATTGAGAGATGAACGTAAGTTTTACGTATCGAACGTAACACAGTAATCTGAAATGTTTTGTGCTTGTTCTGTCAAGCTGTACTGCCACCTCACGTTTAAATGAGTTACTGCAACTGCACCCCAACAAAATGCACGAAGCTCTGGGCAAATAAATTTAAGTTTATTGAAACATTTCATGTCATACAATAACTACATATGGAACATTTATTCCCAATCTCCCTATGACATTTCCCATGACACTGAAAAAACAGAACAGAGTTAACAGaaaaataatcacacaaaaaaagaggATTGGCTATAAAAAGGAGAAATGTTCCTCCATGTCAAAGTTGCATCTGTGCGGTGCCATGCCCTGGCAGTTTGGAAGCATTTCATCTCACAAACCATCTCCCAAGATGATCTTATCAGtaacaagaaaataaaactaacaacaGTCCCCTGAACCAGCCCACATACTGATAAGAGAAGACCTTACGGCCAAAAGAGCTGATTGTCCCGACTGCCCTCATCTGCCTAACATCTACAAACACCCATGACAACTACCGTGTGAAGCAAATAACTTATGAATATTTGATATTTACCACTCAAGCTatgcttccttgctgaaaaacctgcttaaaccagcctaagacCATCTTAACCACCAAGCTGTTTTTCTTTCAGCGGGGTAAAGCAATAGGGAATGTTTTATTGCTATGCAGcccatgttttatttaaatataatcaacGTACAGACATTCAGAATGGAGCATTAAATGACGAGAATGTGATAAACACCTTTCTGAAAATGCTAACAGATTGAGAAAAGTGATATGTTAAATAACTCAATGGTAGGAAAGCAACACTGATGATTATAGGAACTCTTCTAGTGATCTATACAGTAATCATCTTACAATTCACAGATTTTGAGGCACTACAGCCGACTCTACCGAGAATGAATATAGGGCAAGTTAATTGTTGAGAATCCTCATCCTCAATATCTGCACacttttagggttttttttttttcacagaatataAAGAGTAAATCGGCTTGGATTAAACACGCTATGCTacatctctgtgtaaaaatgCAAGTACACTTCCCTAACCAGTTCATATCAGTATCTTCTCTAAAGACACTGTTAATACAGTAGGTTCAGTGGCACTATCAGGTCTAGATGGACATTGTTcagtaaagatgtttaaaaacaCCTTGATAGATATGTAAGGGTGGAtatcacctagatatcacactaggtcacatttcaccctaaaataaattaaaatgaaaaagaaaaaaaaggtacatgtgtgtgtatgtatgtgtgtgtgtgtgtgtattatatatatatatattacatatatacacatatatatacatatatatacatatatacatacacacatatatacacaccacatatatatatatatatatatatataacaccacacataatatatatatatatatatatataatatatatatatatatatatatatatatatatatatatatatatatatatatatatatatagacatagggctgcacgattaatcgcatgcatttgtcatgcgtgtctcatcagtaaagctggttctatgattagcggtaaatatccgtcacgtgttttcaaatgcactgggagttcatacacagagccgtagttcactaaCAAGCTACCACGTGTTTTCAAATGCACTGGGAGTTCATAATCTCaatatgaacagaatattgcgtagcttgtcagtgaagtacggcactgtgtattaactgccgctcccgtttgaaaacaggtgacagacatttaccgctaatcacggaaccggctttactgatgagacacatGACAAAATGCATGcgtaatcgtgcagccctatacacacatacacatacacatatacataaatatatacaatatacatatacatatacatatgattATTCTTATAGTGCTCGTCACAGCTGATtacatacttatttttttttttttcttttctttgggaTAAAATATGACCTGGATATCTTTTCTTTGAAATCCACCCCCAAATTTATTGTGGACCAACTAAATGGCACCTCTCCCCTTCTGTTCTTGCACTGTTCGTGAAGTAAGCAATGAAATGAAAGCACATGGATGTTAACTATTAGTGAAACATGCTGTGTCATTTCTGTCCCCGTCCCCTCCTGACCACCCTGTGAGCAGAACAGGAAGCAGCATCATCCTGTTTGCCTTCGCTTTAGTTTAGAGCAGCTAAGTACAGGATCACATTAGGCTAAAACACAGAGGTTAAAAACAAAGTGCGTACATTTTGAGCAAACAGTAACTCATTGCTATATCCATCTACTTCAGTACAAGAGAAGAAGAGTGAATCATTAAAGTCGGAGCCCTACATTTGAGCTCAAATTCAGCTCACCTACAGAGGGTCATTAAATGCACAGAGAGGTTACATAAAAGAGGAAATCAACTCTTATATCATATAATTCCATCCCATCACTTTACTCGTCTATGTAAATTGTCATAGTTTCTTTACAAATATAAAGCAAGATGGTGACATACATTTGCAAACAATCCTTTGTGGCCACTGAGTAACATTATGTCCTCTTCTCTCAGTGTTTCTCAGTGGTTCATCCATTTCCAGTGGACACTGAAGCAGGCTGTTCTCCAAACGGCATAAAACAAGAAGAATCTGGTATGTTACATATTATACATGTGCAGACTTAATCTCTTTCTGGTCTCTGTCTCTGCGCCTgacgctcctctctctctctctcctctccgggATCCTTCTGTTTGTCTGGAGATCTAAGAGGAACTTTCTGCAGACTCTGCTGTCTTGGAGGTCTTGTCGTCTGAGGGGCATTCACTGGACAAGGCGGCATCTCCATTCTCTGTTCTGTTGTTCACTAAGTGCTTCCCTACAGCTGTGAGGAGAAAGAAAAGCATTGGTGAGTTTAGATCAACTTCATAATTTTACATCAGgcattaaatcattttatgatTAAACTGCTGCATATACTATAACAATATCATTGCATATAGTACAGTGCAAACATTTTGGGTctgttagattttttattttttttggaaagtaatttatacttttattaaactgatcaaaagtgacagtaaatatatttatgaatgctgttattttaaactttctatttataaaataatactaaacatgtatcatgctttccacacaaatattaagcagtacagctgttttcaagattaataataataataataataacaataataaatgtttcttgagcagcaaatcagcatttctgaagtttcatgtgacactgaagactggagtaatgatgctgaaaattaatctttgccatcacaggatgaaattacattttataatatactaaaatagtaaaatgttattctacattgtaataatatttcacaatattactttttttattaaaatattaaaactatattactgctttactatatttttgatcaaataaatgcagccttatagagcataagatactttttttaaatatatatttaaaaaattttagagATCCCAAACAGTTAATATTAACAGGTTAATATGAttttttactaatacattttgaatgtttcaagttgcattttaaataaactttaatattattagttagcattattttatatattataatatttgtccattcattcatatttttcttaTTGCCATATATTAgcatcaaagataaaaaaaaaattaatttaacaatatcaCCATGAACTGACAATGAACAATAGAATAAGCTGAAATACAACAATGgcatatttataaatttacataaatttaaatttttttgtaaatttgtattttaaagtaacattaaCATTACTGtagcattaattatttattcatatttattactttttattatttatttattcatattcatatttatagcCTTAGCATCAAAgataaataacaaaatgcatgaaataaattacaatgcaatattaatatattgtgaGCAAACAAAGAATGAATAACAGTATACTTATAAGTctacacagattaataaatgctgtaaaaactgttaattaatttaatacacttGCCTTGTAGGGATGCGGGGTCGGCAGTGCCATTGTTGTGACCGGCTCCTGATGCCTCCTCCAGCTCGTCCAGGTACAGACGGTAGCGGTGTCCGCTGTCATCTTCATACTCCACGTTCTCATCATCAGAGTCCACCTCTGGAGCCACGTAGACCACCTCAAACTCGATTTCCCCCCTCtgcagaaaagtaaaaaaaactgtgACTGTCTGGaagtgtgggggtgtgtgtgtgtaaacatgtcAGTTGTGTTTGTACCGGGAGGTAAATATAACCTTTGGTTGCTCACACagagctatcatatgacttcagaagtcaTATAAACCACTTATGATTCATCTATGGTGCATTTATTAAGTCCTCGTTCACTTTCATTAAACTGGAAAGAGTGACCACcttctgtgttcaacagaaaagtcgtcaaatgggtttggaacaacatgaggaaatgacaattttgagtgaactattcctttaacggtTATGTTCTCTTCAAAGCATTAGTAATTACACCTCACAAGCCCAATTAAAGAGCGTCTTAACCTTTGGGAGGTTCTTTGTAGGTGTTAGGATGGGATTTAAATATGGTTCTAATAATAAGTTATAGGTTATAGGCCAGGCTGTAAACTGAAGTGTGTCTCTCACCTGCTGTGAGAGGATGGTGACGGCCTCTTTATGCTTTGCGTCTCTTAGGTTGATGTTGTTGACGGCTAAGATGGCATCTCCCACGTGCAGTCCTCCGCAACGCTCTGCAGGCTGGGTGGGGTGGATTTCAGAGATGAGGATGGGAACACCATGCTCTTTCCCGCCCTGTATAAATTCCAATGCAAACATCAGATCAAGACTTTGATCTTTGATTCATCCATTGAAACCAGATGTATTAGCCTGTATATAAACTCAAAGGTTGAACTCACGGTAATGGAGATGCCAAGTCCTTCATGGTCTTCTTTGGTCAATACCACTTTGCGTATAGGGCCGACTCCCTGGGACTTTTTTAGAGAATCTGTGTCCTGGAGaggtaaatatacatatataaatatacataatcagGGACGAATCACATGAAAATAGTTCACcaccaaatcaaacaaacaatatagcatataaataattaagCTTATTACATAGACTTTTGTATTACttatattgtgacattattttcatatttatagtaGCCAGCTGTACTGTGGAAAAATCTCATTCCCGTGACTGacattatatagtatatttattatatgtgagtctatttattttcaatatattaaaatatataattttaaagactaaatattttatatcattttaaatgaagtatttttatcattttaaatgtaatatttaatatcaatattaatatttgaaaaatcttaattttatatttaatatattaataatttaaatatatacttttaaagacttttaaatgtaaatatataatatacttttaaatgtaagttaatattaacatttaaatataattttcaagaTTCTTGATTGTCAGtgcaaaaaatcttaatggttttaacattttatttttaaaattaatattatttataagtttatttgtatagcgcttttcacgatacaaattgttacaaaagaactttacagaaaattaagtttctacaatatattcagtagtagcttatcagtagtgactaattttatttgattaataatattaatttaaaattaattgtattgtttaatgcaaaattttgtcttatttaaaaataaaaataaatcagtgttattttagtattattgatatactactatagtttttattatttgttattttatttttatattttccttttaaggttttataattttgttttgttttggttattttagtacttaagctatatgaaaattagaaatgttgataTGGCACCTAACTGAAAataagttttgatttttttctattttgtttcatttaggttttgtatttctgtttatgttttttatggttttgtttttgttggtattgataataattgaaattaatttttgatttttttctcattttgattttggggtgaaattccCTAAAGGCACATCATTCTCTTGTCTAGTCAAAGGTGACTCTGAtgtacctttttttgttttttctagtcAAAGGCAATTGCAAATGACCTGTTGTGTGTCTTACATGCCCCACAGGTGATGGCAAGGGTTTTTTGGGATCATTGCGCCCCCTGCAGGCTCGGATCACCGTTTTGTGGCGGTGCAGGTGAATCTCAGCTTCAAGCTGGTTCCACAGTTTGTCATGAGCCGGTCCTTTCATGTCTCGCCCGAGCAACTGGATCTGCTGCACCCTGAATAAAGAGCATTCAGGTTTAAACTGACACCCAGAACTCTGTGACAGTCGTGGCTCTTTATGTGCAAGAAATCGCCACATGAAACCCAGATAATGGTCAATCAGAACAGATGAACAATGCAGCCTCTTACCTCCCAGCCAGCTCTTTGTCCAGATACTTGGCCGCCAGCCTGGCTCCATACACCTCAGCCTGTAGTACCGCAATGTGCCTGCGGAGGGCCTCGTTCTCTTTCTTCAACATCTTCACCTCTGCCTCCAACTTGGCCTCCTTCACTTTTTCTTTCTTACTGGCCTCCAGTTCCTTCTCCTGTGACGTAATCAAACAAAGACAAGAGGTGAACAGCTGAGCACCAAACCTTCTGACCATGTATGCATACTCatctagggatgtaacgatgcacAGCGAGCCAGTTAAAATCGATACAAATATGCGAGTAATGAGGATTGTAATCACTGGAGATACTACACGAATCTTGATACATATATGTGACACTATATTTGGCTACAcgccactttcactttcatattaaagggatactccaccccaaaatgaaaattttgtcattaatcaaccatatcgttccaaacccgtaaaagctctgttcgtcttcggaacacaatttaagatattttggatgaaaaccaggaggcctgtgactgtcccatagactgccaagtaaataacactgtcaaggtccagaaaagtatgaaagacatcatcagaatactccatctgccatcagtggttcaactgtaatgtttatgaaagtgacgaaaacaaaaataagactttATACTTTTTGTCAAAGCGAAGTCTCCCCATATCAATGCTCTTCAAAAAGGATGCGCGTTTCTACTTATAtttctttgatttgaaagaaaacaattcaTCTTTGTCATACAGAAGAGCATGTCAACAGTCTTCTCTgttaaatatcttaaactgtgttccgaggTTTTAGGGTTTTTTTCGGGTTTGGGGTGAGTTGTTGGTGagtgatttttgattttgttttggtttttgggtTTAGTATGTGTGTTCATAAGGTCTTTTCTGCTTTGTTCTTTTCGGGTTTGGAATCGGGAGCAGtgtacagcagtaaccaagggtTGTGTATAGTGAGTTTAGTTAatagttttttcactaaatagGACAAGAAACAATGGACCTACTTCaccataaaaactacaacttCACAATTGTACATATGACAGGTGAGGTGAGAGCACAGGACAAACAAACACTCTAGCTTAAACATACCACTAAATGTGTGCGCATACTAGAGAATTGTAACAAATGtagatttaacataaaaaaatactacaagtTCACCAATAGTGTGAAATGAAGCCACTTGAATGACATCTCTTCATTTGTTACAACCCCTGGAGTGAAAAATGACATCTAACATTGGCCATGTCCCAATACTGAACTTCAGGGCTGATATTGATTGGCTTGTAACAATAactaaaggtgtggtcacattactGATATTTCAGTGAAATTTCGCAGGCAAAAAAGGTCTATCGGCAAAAATGCagcaaaccaagcagctttcttttgGTCAATGTGATGAATTCGTTTGACCAACTTGAACTTGAGCGAAATCTGTGTAAGAAACATTTTCGCCCTCATGTGAAACGGcagattcatatttaaaatactggATATCGCCCACAAAATTTCACCCAATACCAGAAAATGGCCACACCTCAACAGCTTGTGGTGGCCGATACTGgttgttttactttttcattttaactcCATCAGTTGGTTCAATTTTCCAAGGTTTCAGCGAATAACGTATCGGCTACCAATATATCACTCACCTCTAGCTGTTAATCTACTAGTACACAAAAAGATCACAGTTGTTCATTAGGGATGGTTAAAGCAGGCAGCATTAACAGAGGGAAAAAGTAGAGTTAGACGGGACACACACTGActcaaaacaatgcaaaacttACCCTGTCCTCCACTGAAGGCACAGGTTAAAATTGAGAAGAAAAACAGAGGGTCAAAGGTTAGAGAAGTAGGGTTAAACAGGAAGGCCGGTTACAGAAGCATCATCGGTTATCCTTACATCAGCAGGGTTAAGTCAGGAAGACACAGAGCAGAGTGCCAACCCAACCAGAGCCTGTTAGTGTTCATTACAGCTGATTATGCAAAGATACTGCTATTACAACAACACCATCAAATGTCACAGCTATGCTACACAGTCAAAAGTATGTAGACACATGTACTAATTAGTGGACCGAGCTATTATAGCCAACTCGTTGTTTATGGCTGAATAAACTGAAGCATACAGCCATGTAATCCCTAAAGACATAGAAGTGTAAGATTACCTTTGCCATTAcctaaattttaaaaacactaataacttagtaacactgttaaatgtaatctctagcaaaaatgtatatgctcataTTGTGTAACATGGAATTTGGATATTCGCACATAGGGATGGTTGAGGCATCAATTCCAGTGAATGGAAAAGTAAACCTACAGCACAGATtgattttcacagattttttgCTAAACGGCATGACAATAATCCTGTATGCAAAACTGGTTCCTGGTTCATTTATTAATGCTTTTTCGAGATGGGCCTGAAGAAACTTGATTGGCTTGTTCAAAATCCCACTCAACTAGTTCATCTTAATCAACTAACATCAGAGACCTCCCTGACACCCCCGATGGAAGCAAATTCCTCCATTAGTGTTACAACAACAAATGACACCTTTCCAAAAAAGTGGTGACTGTTATAACAGTTCCAATAGTTTTGGAATGAGATGTTCGGTGATCAGGTGTCCACATACGTTCGACTACATAATGAGTTGACTATCCAGGTGGCCTTGATGCTAACACATTGATCTAGGTGTCCTACAAGCCATCTAGATATAAAACCTAGTCTTGGTTCTGCTACATTTGTAGGAATCTGGTGCTGTGCTTACCATCCTGTCCTTGATGGAGTCAGAGTCGACCGCCTGTCCGCCTTTGGCTTGGAGTTTGAGCTGCATGGCATGGAGTTGAAGAAGCTGTTCATGAACCTCCTTCTCCACCACAGCCTTCTCCGCCTGGACATCTGTCAGCTCCGACCGCAGGTCCACCAGCTGAGCCTgaagcacatacacacatagcCATCCAAGAATCATGAATCAAACTTGTGCTGACTCAAGAAGTGTCTGCGTATGAAGTATTGACCCATCCTTCTCCAATCCGGAATGGAGCAGACATAcagattaacaaaaatatataaatatgaaaatgaagaCAAATTTTTATCCTAACAGTCAAACTGCAATTTGTGGCTTTTTGAGGGACTAGACTCTGGACTAGCAATTAGTGCAATTCTTCTGGCATG
This portion of the Cyprinus carpio isolate SPL01 chromosome A20, ASM1834038v1, whole genome shotgun sequence genome encodes:
- the LOC109112849 gene encoding Golgi-associated PDZ and coiled-coil motif-containing protein-like isoform X1, with the protein product MSASAGGAVSPGLALSPGPASSPGSGMSMFRWLEVLEKEFDKAFVDVDLLLGEIDPDQADITYEGRQKMTSLSSCFAQLCHKSQTIFQLNHKLEAQLVDLRSELTDVQAEKAVVEKEVHEQLLQLHAMQLKLQAKGGQAVDSDSIKDRMPVPSVEDREKELEASKKEKVKEAKLEAEVKMLKKENEALRRHIAVLQAEVYGARLAAKYLDKELAGRVQQIQLLGRDMKGPAHDKLWNQLEAEIHLHRHKTVIRACRGRNDPKKPLPSPVGHDTDSLKKSQGVGPIRKVVLTKEDHEGLGISITGGKEHGVPILISEIHPTQPAERCGGLHVGDAILAVNNINLRDAKHKEAVTILSQQRGEIEFEVVYVAPEVDSDDENVEYEDDSGHRYRLYLDELEEASGAGHNNGTADPASLQAVGKHLVNNRTENGDAALSSECPSDDKTSKTAESAESSS
- the LOC109112849 gene encoding Golgi-associated PDZ and coiled-coil motif-containing protein-like isoform X2 encodes the protein MSASAGGAVSPGLALSPGPASSPGSGMSMFRWLEVLEKEFDKAFVDVDLLLGEIDPDQADITYEGRQKMTSLSSCFAQLCHKSQTIFQLNHKLEAQLVDLRSELTDVQAEKAVVEKEVHEQLLQLHAMQLKLQAKGGQAVDSDSIKDRMEKELEASKKEKVKEAKLEAEVKMLKKENEALRRHIAVLQAEVYGARLAAKYLDKELAGRVQQIQLLGRDMKGPAHDKLWNQLEAEIHLHRHKTVIRACRGRNDPKKPLPSPVGHDTDSLKKSQGVGPIRKVVLTKEDHEGLGISITGGKEHGVPILISEIHPTQPAERCGGLHVGDAILAVNNINLRDAKHKEAVTILSQQRGEIEFEVVYVAPEVDSDDENVEYEDDSGHRYRLYLDELEEASGAGHNNGTADPASLQAVGKHLVNNRTENGDAALSSECPSDDKTSKTAESAESSS